The DNA segment TTTGCGAGGATTATTAGTGATGATGCGCACTGATGTAAGCCCCAGATCACAGAGTATCTGAGCCCCTACGCCGTAGTCACGCAAGTCTGGTTTAAAGCCCAGAGACTCATTGGCTTGCACTGTATCCTGGCCGCTTTCTTGCAAAGCATAGGCTTTGATTTTATTGAGCAGTCCGATACCGCGACCTTCCTGCCTGAGATAGACAAGCACGCCGGCTTCTTCTTTAGCAATGAGTGCCATTGCTGCTTCTAGCTGTGGACCGCAGTCACAGCGCAGGCTGGCAAAAACATCACCAGTGAGACATTCGCTGTGCACCCGGATAAGGACATCGTCCTTGCCCTGTACGTCACCTTTGACTACAGCTAGATGCTCTCTGTTGTCGAGGGTGTTGCGGTAAGCGTAGACTCTAAAATTGCCATAGGCAGAGGGCAGCTCGCAATCGGCTTCGCGCACAACAAAGCGCTCTTTAGCCAGACGATAAGCAATCATCTGGGCGATGGTAATCAGCTTGAGACCGTGTTTGTCGGCAAACTCTCTGAGCTGCGGCACGCGTGACATAGTGCCGTCAGTATTCATTATTTCGCAGATTACACCAGCAGCTTTGAGCCCTGACATGCGAGATAGATCCACTGCCGCCTCGGTGTGTCCAGCGCGCTGTAATACACCGCCAGGCTTGGCGATAAGAGGTGAGATATGACCAGGACGACGCAAGTCAGACGGCTTGGACATCTCATCGACACAGACTTTGATAGTAGTAGCCCGGTCATAAGCACTGATGCCAGTAGTGACACCAAATCTGGTATCAGCATCCACTGTCACTGTAAAAGCAGTCCCTTGCGACTCAGTGTTACGCTCCACCATCGGTCTCAGCTCAAGCTCACTGGCCCGTTCTTCAGTGAGGGACAGACAGATCCAGCCCCGTGCTTCAGTCGCCATAAAGTTGATCATCTCAGGCGTGATTGTCTCAGCGGCGCAAATCAAATCGCCTTCGTTTTCACGACCTTCGTCGTCGCAAACAACCACAAACTTACCGGCTTTGATATCGGCGATTGCTTCTTCTATGCTGTCAAAATGGACTTCCACAAGACCTCCAGTGCTCCTGTCTACATTGTCCAGGGCTTTGCTTGCAAATCGCTTTTCCAACAGAAAGATTTATAGATTGGAGCGGCCATTAATTAAGTCAAGCTAACATGCCAAGAGCTAGCTAAAGCATAGCCCAGGTTGGCTTTGCAGTCTTCTATACTTTAGATATATTGGGTGGATTTATTTTAATCTGCCCCTGTTTAGCGAGGCAAATGGCAGCAAAAAATCAGGCAGGCAAGTTAGCTATGCCAAACTCGGCCAGCCTTACGACATATCTAGCGATGACATCGGTCTCGATATTG comes from the Candidatus Obscuribacter sp. genome and includes:
- a CDS encoding bifunctional 3,4-dihydroxy-2-butanone-4-phosphate synthase/GTP cyclohydrolase II; amino-acid sequence: MEVHFDSIEEAIADIKAGKFVVVCDDEGRENEGDLICAAETITPEMINFMATEARGWICLSLTEERASELELRPMVERNTESQGTAFTVTVDADTRFGVTTGISAYDRATTIKVCVDEMSKPSDLRRPGHISPLIAKPGGVLQRAGHTEAAVDLSRMSGLKAAGVICEIMNTDGTMSRVPQLREFADKHGLKLITIAQMIAYRLAKERFVVREADCELPSAYGNFRVYAYRNTLDNREHLAVVKGDVQGKDDVLIRVHSECLTGDVFASLRCDCGPQLEAAMALIAKEEAGVLVYLRQEGRGIGLLNKIKAYALQESGQDTVQANESLGFKPDLRDYGVGAQILCDLGLTSVRIITNNPRKIVGLEGYGLTVTDRVQMPPACNSHNMNYLLTKKEKLGHWLELGKIDGDGSASNTTQTGKKPKGVKTNV